One genomic region from Cucumis melo cultivar AY chromosome 9, USDA_Cmelo_AY_1.0, whole genome shotgun sequence encodes:
- the LOC103482905 gene encoding short-chain dehydrogenase TIC 32, chloroplastic-like isoform X1, with protein MWLFRRKGPSGFSSSSTAEEVTDGIDGTGLTAIVTGASSGIGSETARVLALRGVHVIMGVRNLEAGRNVRETIVKENPSAKIDAMELDLSSMASVRKFASDYQSSGFPLNILVNNAGIMATPFGLSKDNIELQFATNHVGHFLLTNLLLENMKKTAAESKKEGRIVNVSSEAHRYTYPEGIRFDGINDESRYNKMQAYGQSKLSNILHANELTRRFKEEGLNLTANSLHPGIITTNLFRHFNYGNGIVNTVGKIMFKSVQQGAATTCYVALHPQVKGVSGEYFMNSNLHKATQHGQDMDLAKKLWEFTTNLLK; from the exons ATGTGGTTATTCAGAAGAAAAGGGCCATCTGGATTTTCGTCTTCTTCCACTGCCGAGGAAGTTACTGATGGAATCGATGGCACTGGTCTTACCGCCATTGTTACAG GAGCATCAAGCGGTATTGGCTCTGAAACTGCGCGTGTTCTCGCATTACGTGGAGTCCATGTCATTATGGGCGTTAGGAATTTAGAAGCTGGTAGAAATGTCAGAGAAACCATCGTGAAGGAGAATCCCTCTGCAAAAATTGATGCCATGGAGTTGGATCTTAGCTCCATGGCGTCTGTAAGAAAATTTGCCTCAGATTACCAGTCGTCTGGGTTTCCACTTAACATCCTCGT TAACAATGCAGGAATAATGGCAACCCCTTTTGGACTTTCAAAAGATAATATAGAGCTGCAATTTGCGACAAACCACGTAG GCCATTTCCTTTTGACAAATCTACTTTTGGAAAATATGAAGAAAACTGCCGCTGAAAGtaagaaagaaggaagaattGTAAATGTCTCCTCCGAAGCTCATCGTTACACATATCCTGAAGGCATCCGATTCGATGGAATTAATGATGAATCAAG GTATAACAAAATGCAGGCTTATGGCCAGTCAAAGTTATCTAATATTCTGCATGCCAATGAACTTACCAGACGTTTCAAG GAAGAAGGATTAAACTTAACCGCAAACTCACTCCACCCGGGGATAATCACCACAAATCTTTTCCGCCACTTCAATTATGGCAATG GTATAGTAAACACCGTTGGCAAAATCATGTTTAAAAGTGTTCAACAG GGTGCAGCAACGACCTGCTATGTGGCATTGCATCCACAAGTAAAGGGAGTGAGTGGTGAATATTTTATGAATAGTAACCTACACAAGGCAACCCAACATGGCCAGGATATGGACTTGGCTAAGAAACTTTGGGAGTTTACCACCAATTTACTCAAATAA
- the LOC103482905 gene encoding short-chain dehydrogenase TIC 32, chloroplastic-like isoform X2 yields MKGASSGIGSETARVLALRGVHVIMGVRNLEAGRNVRETIVKENPSAKIDAMELDLSSMASVRKFASDYQSSGFPLNILVNNAGIMATPFGLSKDNIELQFATNHVGHFLLTNLLLENMKKTAAESKKEGRIVNVSSEAHRYTYPEGIRFDGINDESRYNKMQAYGQSKLSNILHANELTRRFKEEGLNLTANSLHPGIITTNLFRHFNYGNGIVNTVGKIMFKSVQQGAATTCYVALHPQVKGVSGEYFMNSNLHKATQHGQDMDLAKKLWEFTTNLLK; encoded by the exons ATGAAAG GAGCATCAAGCGGTATTGGCTCTGAAACTGCGCGTGTTCTCGCATTACGTGGAGTCCATGTCATTATGGGCGTTAGGAATTTAGAAGCTGGTAGAAATGTCAGAGAAACCATCGTGAAGGAGAATCCCTCTGCAAAAATTGATGCCATGGAGTTGGATCTTAGCTCCATGGCGTCTGTAAGAAAATTTGCCTCAGATTACCAGTCGTCTGGGTTTCCACTTAACATCCTCGT TAACAATGCAGGAATAATGGCAACCCCTTTTGGACTTTCAAAAGATAATATAGAGCTGCAATTTGCGACAAACCACGTAG GCCATTTCCTTTTGACAAATCTACTTTTGGAAAATATGAAGAAAACTGCCGCTGAAAGtaagaaagaaggaagaattGTAAATGTCTCCTCCGAAGCTCATCGTTACACATATCCTGAAGGCATCCGATTCGATGGAATTAATGATGAATCAAG GTATAACAAAATGCAGGCTTATGGCCAGTCAAAGTTATCTAATATTCTGCATGCCAATGAACTTACCAGACGTTTCAAG GAAGAAGGATTAAACTTAACCGCAAACTCACTCCACCCGGGGATAATCACCACAAATCTTTTCCGCCACTTCAATTATGGCAATG GTATAGTAAACACCGTTGGCAAAATCATGTTTAAAAGTGTTCAACAG GGTGCAGCAACGACCTGCTATGTGGCATTGCATCCACAAGTAAAGGGAGTGAGTGGTGAATATTTTATGAATAGTAACCTACACAAGGCAACCCAACATGGCCAGGATATGGACTTGGCTAAGAAACTTTGGGAGTTTACCACCAATTTACTCAAATAA